A single window of Oerskovia paurometabola DNA harbors:
- the rplL gene encoding 50S ribosomal protein L7/L12: MAKLSTEELIEQFKGLSLIELSEFVKAFEDAFEVTAAAPAAVAVAGPAAAAAEEVEEKTEFDVILEAAGDKKIQVIKEVRALTSLGLKEAKDLVDGAPKPVLENVAKDAADKAKAALEGAGATVTVK, encoded by the coding sequence ATGGCGAAGCTCAGCACCGAAGAGCTCATCGAGCAGTTCAAGGGCCTCTCCCTCATCGAGCTCTCCGAGTTCGTGAAGGCGTTCGAGGACGCTTTCGAGGTCACCGCGGCCGCTCCGGCCGCCGTCGCCGTCGCAGGCCCCGCGGCCGCTGCCGCCGAGGAGGTCGAGGAGAAGACGGAGTTCGACGTCATCCTCGAGGCTGCCGGCGACAAGAAGATCCAGGTCATCAAGGAGGTGCGTGCCCTCACGAGCCTCGGCCTGAAGGAGGCCAAGGACCTCGTTGACGGCGCCCCCAAGCCCGTCCTGGAGAACGTCGCCAAGGACGCTGCTGACAAGGCCAAGGCTGCCCTCGAGGGCGCCGGCGCAACCGTCACCGTCAAGTGA
- the rplJ gene encoding 50S ribosomal protein L10, whose amino-acid sequence MARPDKAAAVAELTENFRESNAAVLTEYRGLTVAQLKQLRRSLSGNATYAVVKNTLTAIAAKEAGIEIDADFKGPSAIAFVTGDPVEAAKGLRDFAKANPALVIKGGVLDGRSLTAAEITKLADLESREVLLAKLAGAFKQPLYQAAYLFNAPASQAVRTIDALRLKQESESAAA is encoded by the coding sequence ATGGCGAGGCCGGACAAGGCAGCCGCAGTCGCAGAGCTCACGGAGAACTTCCGCGAGTCGAACGCGGCCGTGCTGACCGAGTACCGCGGGCTCACCGTCGCGCAGCTCAAGCAGCTGCGTCGGTCGCTCAGCGGCAACGCAACCTACGCCGTGGTGAAGAACACGCTGACCGCCATCGCGGCCAAGGAAGCCGGCATCGAGATCGACGCCGACTTCAAGGGCCCCTCGGCCATCGCCTTCGTGACCGGTGACCCGGTCGAGGCGGCCAAGGGCCTGCGTGACTTCGCCAAGGCGAACCCCGCACTGGTCATCAAGGGCGGTGTCCTCGACGGGCGCTCCCTGACCGCTGCGGAGATCACCAAGCTCGCGGACCTCGAGTCCCGCGAGGTCCTGCTGGCCAAGCTGGCCGGCGCGTTCAAGCAGCCGCTCTACCAGGCGGCATACCTGTTCAACGCGCCCGCTTCGCAGGCCGTCCGCACCATCGATGCCCTGCGCCTCAAGCAGGAATCGGAGAGCGCTGCCGCCTGA